Below is a window of Malus domestica chromosome 13, GDT2T_hap1 DNA.
TGTGAATTGGGAGATCATGATGTTGTTCCATCTAAGATTTCTCATTTCGAAGTGTTTATCAAGTGactaaaaatgtttttggtaAACGTGTTATTGGAttctaaaagcacttgaaaATGCATTTTTTGAAGAAGAACCAGTTATTTACTTCTTGCATgcacttcaattatttttttcaaaattcacTTGCATATTTACTAATTAAatattggtttcaaaaatatttttataagaaaaaGCTTTTAGTTATTTGAAAAAGACTTTCAAACACAATTGAATAGGTATTATAATTTGTGTAAATTGATAAAATGGTAGTCCTTAAGGTCGCACTCAAGTTGCTAATGGTTACAAACTTAGCATATGAATTAAATGGTAGTGGGGCTAATGGATACATTCATTGGATGCGTCTTGCTTGTTCTGTTTTTAATTCAGGAACATGACAACAAAAATCATGTCCACCCACCCAATCGACTGGGATCACCTCTGGATCCCAGCCTGCGGAGTCAGCTGGCTAGAAGATCCCAGCCTTTCATTTTCATCTTGCCTTCTTTTGCGTGAGAATTTTTCAACTTTTAAATTTATTCCTGACCGTATGATCAAAAATGAAATGATGGGATCTTTTGATTAGCTGGGTCTGCAGGCTGGCATTCGGAGGTGATCCCAGTCCCCACCCGACATTCAAAAGCTAGCTTTACAGTACACCTCAATAATTGACAAAGATCACAGACTTGGTCTATATGGAAATATCCTATTATTTTATAGGAGTTGAAATGAGTCACCTTTCATAACGAATAATCCATCTTCTACTTTCGAATTgaacaaaattttcatttctttcttgAATCATACTTTGAAAAATAGAGAGTTATCTAATTGAATTCACTTGAAGGCACCAAGTACCTATGgaatttaaacaaataaatacatataatacATTACTAGGATCAGAAGATGAGTGCTCAAAAGAACAAAATCTTATTAGGTGTCAAAAGTACACAGATTTGTTACTTGGAGTGTGTTTGGGCTGTTTTCGGCACTTATGAGATCAAACGAACTTGCATTTGACATACTTTAAagcttaagcaaataaacacatattatGCACTactataactaaaaaaaaaaaaaaaaaagccaaagaaAACTTTCAAAGGAAAAGGCTCAGATGCGAGATTAGCATCAGAAGAATTATGAACATTTCAAATAGTGTTTTCAACATATCATTTTTTACTCTTGAGCAAGAAGAaaaccaacacacacacacacacaaaaaaaaatcaaatgcctTGTACAGatatttgaattttcaattttcggttttaaaaacaattaaaaactcaaaaacgtAATGGTTGTCAAACGACTCCTAAAATCAAGAAGGTTTTTCATTCACCGTTCCACAAGAAATTTATCATTACATCCATggccaccatttttttttcttttcttttttaattactATGGAAATAGTATTTTCAACATATCATTTTTTACTCTTGAGCAAGAAGAaaaccaacacacacacacacacacacacaaaaaatcaAATGCCTTGTACAGatatttgaattttcaattttcagttttaaaaacaattaaaaactcaaaaacgtAATGGTTGTCAAACGACTCCTAAAATCAAGAAGGTTTTTCATTCACCGTTCCACAAGAAATTTATCATTACATCCATggccaccatttttttttcttttcttttttaattactACAACATATATACTAGTGTAACTGATAAAATTGCAAAACCAAAACCTACTTCACAAGCACCTCCACATGCCTCTCCTGCACATCAGACTCAGTCATCTTGTTCAACGATCTCTCCGTTATCGTATCCAACAGCGGCTTCCACGAACGACGCGACGATCTCTGAGAGCCATAATCCACCATCATACTCAAATTCTCCTGCTCCACAAACCTTCCCGGACTCCTCCCTGGACTCCTCCCCGGCGACGACGAAGAGCTCCACATAGGGCTTGGGCAAAACTGGCCGCTCATGCTTGAAGAATAGGCCGCAGGAGACTGAGGGGCAGACGGAGACTGCTTCCTGCTGCTCTTTGCTGCTGCAGAAGTGAGTTTTCTGGCTATGGAAGCCAAGTCGAGAGGAGAAGCATCGCTCCGCAATGCAGAGTAGGGAAGGAGGAAGTAGACCTGCCCTGGTTGGAGGAGGGTGTCATGTTTCAATGGCTTGGACCCAGTTGAGAGGAGCTGCGATGGAGTGCATACAAAGTGCTTTGTGGGCTTCCCTGTCACTTGCCCTACTGAGATTGGGTGCTCAAAATCCTCCACATACCCATTCAGATGCACCACCTTCACATTCTGGAGTTCAACTTTTGGTCTGCAAGAAAAGCAACCACCCatccttttgttttttgagGTGTGTTTTGGATGCAGAGAAGAATTATGGAAGGGCACACCATAagggagatatatatatatacatatatatatatatatatgtttgtgtgtgtgtatgtatatttgtatttatatatgtaGATATGACGAATGAGAATTTAAGAAGGAAAGACTGTGTTGTTAAGGCTTGTTACAAAGACTAGACGTGCTAAGAAAATATCATGCTTAATCAAATTGTCTTTATTAGTTTACTTTATCTTTCATCTTATTTATTGACATGTTGATAGTTTTAgaacttaaactaaataaattaaaaatgataaacaatgagaatttttttttttttaaacgacATACAAAACCTATAAGTTAACATTTGCTTTTTCTAGACTCGTTTCCACAATTTGATTTCTAGGACGGTGGCTAAGGATATGCTAAAAAGCTTTTGTAAGGTTTCCGGTTGTTaaattaaaaactcaaaaacttaACTCAAGGAGGTTTCAATTTTGATCTTTCAAAACCGAACCAAGTTCATAAAAACCAAATAAACTGTAATTTCACAATTAAAATCCATCGAgtctctttcttcttcaatcCACTTCTTATCGGGTTCAAACTCGTTTAAGCCTTGATATTGCTTCATAAATTTGCAAATTTTAACATTTGTAAGTCAAGTCTCAAGAGTATATTTGGGTACAAGT
It encodes the following:
- the LOC139190896 gene encoding uncharacterized protein, coding for MGGCFSCRPKVELQNVKVVHLNGYVEDFEHPISVGQVTGKPTKHFVCTPSQLLSTGSKPLKHDTLLQPGQVYFLLPYSALRSDASPLDLASIARKLTSAAAKSSRKQSPSAPQSPAAYSSSMSGQFCPSPMWSSSSSPGRSPGRSPGRFVEQENLSMMVDYGSQRSSRRSWKPLLDTITERSLNKMTESDVQERHVEVLVK